The stretch of DNA CACCAGGTGCGATCGCTAAAGTTGGGGTGAACCCAGGGAGATAGGGGCATGGCTCAAACGGTTCAGTCTGCAACAACGACGGCAAAAACAGGCACTCAGCCCGACGTCGAGCTACGCCGGGTCCTCAAGCAGTTTGGGGCAGACTTAGCCGTTCGTCAGCTCGACCTGACGGTGCGTCAGGGCGAGTTTTTCAGCATTTTAGGTCCCTCCGGCTGTGGCAAAACGACCACCCTCCGGCTCATCGCCGGGTTTGAAACCCCCACCGCCGGAGACGTGCTTATACAGGGCACCAACGTCAGTACGGTGCCCGCCCACCGCCGCCCGGTCAACACGGTATTCCAGAGCTACGCGCTGTTTGACCACATGAGCGTCAAGGACAATATTGCTTTTGGCCTCAAGATTCGACGGTTGGGGGCGGCCCAGGTGCGCGATCGCGTGGCCGAGGCGCTGCGCCTGGTGCGGATGGAGGCCATGGCCAATCGCTATCCCGCCCAGCTCTCTGGCGGGCAACAGCAGCGGGTGGCCCTGGCCCGGGCCCTGGTCAACCGTCCCGCCGTGATGCTTTTGGACGAGCCCCTCGGGGCCCTCGACCAAAAGCTGCGGAAGCAGATGCAGGTGGAGCTGTCCAACCTGCACCGCCAGCTGGGCATCACCTTCATCATGGTCACCCACGACCAGGAAGAGGCGCTGTCGCTCTCCGACCGCATCGCCGTGATGAACAACGGCCAGATTGAGCAGATCGGTACCCCCAGCGAAATCTATGACCGGCCCCGTACCCCCTTTGTGGCCGACTTCATTGGCGATACCAACCTTCTGCCCGGGCGCGTGGACCAGGCCCACCCCGCCCAGGTACAGGTCACCACCGAGAGCGGGCTGCGGGTTCTGGCCCAGGCCGTTCAGTCCCCTGGCCCCACCGCTCAGGATGTCGTGGTCAGCGTGCGGCCCGAAAAAATCAGCCTCAGCCTCAGCGCCCCCGGCAGCGGGGGCAACTGCTATCAGGGGCAGGTCAGCCACCTGATGTACCTGGGCACCCACCTGCACTGCGTCGTTCGCCTCAGCTCCGGCGAAGCTCTCACGGTGCGGCAGCCCAACCGACCCACCGGGGCGATCGCCGTCGATACCCCCGTCTACGTCCACTGGGCCGCCGATGATTGCCTGGTGCTGGATGCCGCCTGAGGAAGGCCAGGTGACCTATCCACAGGATGGCTGCCCTCAGCGCCGGTTGTCCCTCCAGATACATCCCCTGGAACCTGTGCTCCTATACTGGGGAACGAAAGCCTGAGCTTGCACCCTATCCTTCTGTCTTTGTTGCCCAACCGACTAGCCCCCTGGAGAATACCGTGTCTGTAAAGCGACCCCTGACTTCCCCCTACCCACGCCGCCCAGCTGTCAGTCGGCGGCGATTTTTGCAGGGGTCGGCGGCGGTCATGGCGGGCCTTGCCGCCACGAACTGTCGCCAGAACCTGGCCGGTCCCCCCACGGGTGGCGGCGGCGGGGATGGCACGCTGCGAATTTACACCTGGGCCAACTACACCGACGACAATCTGGCTGCCGCCTTCACCGAACTCACCGGTATTCCGGTCGTGGTCGATATTTTTGACTCCAACGAAATCATGCTGACCCGGTTGCAGGCGGGCGGTGGCGATGCCTACAGCATCATCTACCCCTCGGACTACATGGTGTCAGAGATGATCGACCTGGGGCTGCTCACCGAGTTAGACCAGAGTCGCCTGAGTGGCCTGGAAAACCTCAAGCCCCAGTGGCAAAACCCAGCCTATGACCCCAACAACGCTCACAGCGTGCCCTTTTGCTGGGGCACTACAGGTCTGCTCTACAACAGCGAAGTAACCCCCGGCACACCCGATGACTGGACCTTTCTGTGGGACAACCAGGACGCTCTATCCCGTCGGATTACCATGCTCGACGACATGCGCGAGACCCTGGGGGCCACCCTAAAATCCCTCGGCTATTCCTACAATTCCAACAACCCCCAGGAAATTGAAGCGGCCTACAACCGGCTGCTCGAACTCAGACCCCACATCGCCGCCTTTAAAACCACTGGCTTTGAGAACGAACTGCTGGGGGGTGACTTGAGCGTGTCGATGGCCTACTCCAGCGATGCGATCGCCCTCACCCTCGAAGACGATCGCATGGAGTACGTCATCCCCGCCAGCGGCGCATCCCTGTGGACCGACACCCTGGCCATTCCCGCCACCGCCCCCAATGTCGATGCCGCTTACCAGTGGATCAACTTCATGCTGGACCCCGAGGTGGCCAGCGCCGCCGTAGAGCGTCTCTTCTTTGCCACCGCCAACCAGGCCGCCTTTGACCGCCTTCCCGCCGACATTCAGGCCAACGAAGACCTCTACCCGCCCGATTCGGTGCTGGACCGGAGTGAAGGCATTGTGGCCGTAGATACCGCCAGTACGGATTTGTTTGACCAGTTTTGGACCGAGGTCACCAGCGCTTAAGGGGTAGATGGGTGGATGGGGCGGTGAGTGGATGGGCGGTTGAAATCGATGGACAAACGAAGCCGTAGAACAACCCGTACTCCCTTCCCCTCCCCCTTCCACGCCCTCCCCCTTCCACCTAACCCCCATGGCCCCCTCCCCCACCTCCGCTCCCTCTACCCCCTGGACCGTTCGCTTTGCTCCCCGGCGGTGGCTGGGGCCTCTGGTGCTGCTGGGGCCTGCGGGGGTGTGGCTGCTGCTGCTGCTGTTGCTGCCGACGCTACTCATTCTTGAGGTTAGCCTGGTGCCGGGGCTGCGCCTGGGCCAGCCCAGCGGTGGCTACGGGCTGGGTAACTACCTGCAGATTTTGCAGCCGGTGTACCTGCGGGTGATTGGGCGATCGCTGGCCTTTGCGGTGGGAGCGACGGTGCTGTGCCTGCTGATGGGGTTTCCGGTGGCCTACTGGCTGGCGCTGATGTCGCCCCGGCGCTGGCGCAACCTGCTGCTGGTGGCCTTTATTTTGCCCCTGTGGACCTCCTCGCTGCTGCGGGCCTACGCCTGGACGGCGATTTTGCGCCCCAGCGGTGTCCTCAATACCCTATTCACCGGCGTGGGGCTACCGGCCCAAAACTGGCTCAACACCCCTACGGCGGTGTTCATCGGCCTCACCTACGGCTTTTTGCCCTACATGGTGCTAATTCTCTACGCCTCCCTGGAAAAACTCGACGTTCGCCTGCTGGAGGCTGCCGCCGACCTGGGCGCAACGCCATCCCAGAGCTTTTGGAAAGTCACGGTGCCCCAAACCCTGCCCGGCATTGCCGCCGGGTGCCTGCTGGTGTTTATCAGCACCCTGGGGGACTTTGTGGTGCCCACCCTGCTGGGCGGGGCGTCATCGATGAATATTTCCCGCCTGATCTACAACCAGTTTCTGGGCCCCACTCGGGCCTGGGGGTTTGGTTCGGCCCTCAGCATGGTGCTGATTTTGGCCGTCAGCCTGGCGATCGCCCTGCTGCTGCGCTATGGCGACAGAAGCACCGTCTCCGAAACCTAACCGCCCATTCCACCTACCCACCCCATGCCCCGCCTCACCTGGCCCAGCCTCTTCACCGCCCTGATGTACGCTTTCATGTACTTTCCCATCCTTGTGCTGGGGGTGTACAGCTTCAACGACTCGCGCTACAGCGCCAGTTGGGAGGGGTTCAGCCTGCGCTGGTACCGGGCCCTGTTCAGCGATCGCCGGCTGCTGTCGGCGCTCCAGGACAGCCTCACCATTGCGATCGTGGCGGTGGCGATCTCGGCGGTGCTGGGTACGCTGATGGCCATTGGTCTGGCCCGCTACCGCTTTCGGGGCAAGGGGATCTATCGGGGGGTGTCCTACCTGCCGCTGATTGTGCCGGATATTGCGATCGCGGTTGCCACCCTGGTCTTTTTGGCCTCGATGGCGATTCCCCTCAGCCTGGCCACCATCATTGCCGCCCACATGGTGTTTTGCCTGGCCTACATTGCGGTGGTGGTGTCCAGTCGTCTCCAGCGCCTCGACCCCAATCTGGAGGAAGCCGCCCTCGACCTTGGCGCCACCCCCACCCAGGCGTTGATTAAGGTGCTCATTCCCCAGTTGGCGCCGGGCATTTTGGCGGGGTGCCTGCTGGCCTTTGTGCTCAGTATGGACGACCTGCTGATCTCCAGCTTCACCGCCGGGGGCGGCGCCAACCCGCTCCCGATCGAAATTTTTAGCCGCGTTCGCACCGGGGTCAAGCCCGATATCAATGCCCTCAGCGTGGTGCTGATTTTGGGTTCAGCCCTGCTGGCGGGACTGGCCGAGTACATACGCTACTGGGGCGATCGCCTGTCTCGCCAGGAGCAGTAGCGCTGGTCACTGGCGATCGGTTGATCCCTGGCGACACCAGTCAACTGGCCTGGGCGCGGGTGCTGAGGGAGTAGCAAAATCGATCGGCCCGCGAGATGGTGGACCCGTGCAGCACCGGCTGTTGCTCGCAGCTGTAGGCCGTGTAGCGATAGACCATCAGGGCGTGGCCCAGGGGTACCTCCAGATAGCCGCTGAGGTCGTAGTCGGCGTGGGTACATTCAATCACCGCATCCAGGCGCTCAATGGGAATGCCGTGCTGAGCCAGGGTGGGAAAGGTCATCTGCTGCGCTAGCAGGGGGGCAAAGCGTTCGCCCAACTCGGCGATCAGATAGGTCACATCCACCGCCCCGGCGGCCCCATCCATACGAAAGAGCTTTTTCTGAAAATAAACCGGCGCGGCCTTGGCGAGGCCCAGGGCCAGGGCCGCATCCCTGGGGGCGGCGACGGGCTCCAGCAGCAGGTTCTCAAAGCTAAAGCTGATGTCCTGGCGAGCCATGTCCTGCTCCAGAAACACCAGCGGGCTGGAGAGGGAATAGGTGACTTTCTTCTGGGGCGTGACAAAGACGCCCTTGCCCCGATAGGCGATCGCCAGCCCCTGGCTGACCAGATTGGCCACCGCCTGACGGGCGGTGATCCGGCTGACCCCAAAGGTTTCCATCAGCTGATGCTCGCTGGGCAGGCGATCGCCCGACAGGTACTCCCCCGACTCAATCTGGTGGCGCAGCTTTTCCGAAATGCTGATGTGTAGGGGGGTAGACATAGGTCAGAAAACCATCATCAAGCCGCAGAAGGACTTAGCTACAGCGTTGGTTGCTCCAGGTAAAGTATGCTAAGCTCACTTGTTATAACAAGTTGGACGGGTTGTTGGGCTGGCCGCGGTGGTCAGCAGGTCGTTGTGGGAATAGTGATGCAATCGCCTGGGGCCTGTGCCTATCGGGCTGATTTCCACTTTTTCATTATGTGACCTTGCCAAGGCATTTTCTACCAGAACGTTAACCATGCTTACGAATACTACCCCTGCTGTCCCTCATACTCCGACCCCCAGTCAGCCGCGCCAGGTGCTGTCGGCAGCGGCGTTAGCCACTCTCAACCAGCGATCGAACCGGGCCGGAGCCCTGCGGTTCCTGGGCCACCTGGGGGTAATTGTCCTGGGCGGCTTCCTGTGGGGCAATGCTCCTCTGGGGCTGGCGCTGCCCGGGTTAGTCGCCTGTGGGGCGGGGCTGGCGCTGATGTTCTGCGCCATGCACGAGAGCTGCCACCGCACCGCCTTTGCCAACCCCAGGCTCAATGATGCCGCCGCCTGGCTGGCGGGTCTGCTGTCGTTCTACAACAGCACGTTTTATCGGCGGTACCACAAGTGGCACCACCGCTACACGCAAATTCCAGGCAAAGACCCGGAGCTAGACGACCCCAAGCCCACCGGTCTGGCCGACTACCTCTGGCAGCTCAGCGGCATCCCCTGGTGGAGCGGCAAATTGCGCTGCCATGGTCGGGTCGCCCTGGGCAATCTGGATGGCTGCTACTACATCGCCGAAAGCGGCCAGGCTGAGGTGATTCGCTCGGTGAGGCTACAGCTTTTGACCTACGTCGGGGTTATGGCGGTGTCTGCCCTGCTGGGTCATCCGTGGTTCTTGTTCACCCACTGGTTGCTGCCCCTGGCGGTGGGTCAACCCCTGCTGCGGTTTGTGCTGCTGGCCGAGCACACCGGCTGTCCCAACGACGAAAACCCCCTGATCAACACCCGCACCACCCTCACCCTCTGGCCCCTGCGCTGGCTGATGTGGAACATGCCCTACCACGCCGAACATCACCTCTACCCGTCAATTCCCTTTCAGGCGCTGCCGGCTGCCCACGAGCAGCTCAAGTCCTACTTTGAGCGGGTCGAGGTGGGCTACCTGCGGGTAAATCGCGGCATTGTGGCGAAATTTAGCCAGGGTTAGCGTATGGGTACAGCAGAGCAGTTTACGCTCCGGGACTTTCCGCTCCAGTGTGGAGCGGTGCTGCCCGAGGCGAGGGTGGTTTACCAGGTCTATGGCGACCTAAAGCCGGATGGCACCAACGCCATTCTCTACCCCACCTCCTACGGGGCCCAGCACACCGATGTTGACTGGCTAGTGCGCCTCGACGGCATCCTCGACCCCAGCCGCTGGTGCGTCGTGATGGTGAACATGTTTGGGAATGGGCTTTCCACTTCGCCCAGCAATACCCCAGCGGTGGGGCGTCCCGGCGTCTACTTCACCCACTACGACAACGTGCGCGCCCAGCACGCCCTGATCACCCAGGCCCTCGGCATCGAGCGGCTGGCCCTGGTCTACGGCTGGTCGATGGGGGCGCAGCAGGGCTACCACTGGGCCGCCCTCTACCCCGATCGCGTGCAGCGGCTGGCCGCCCTCTGCGGCACTGCCAAGACCACCGACCACAACAAAATTTTTCTCTACAGCCTGCGGGCCGCCCTCACCAGCGACCCAGCCTGGAATGGCGATCGCTTTGAAGGCACCCCCGATCGCGGCTTTCACACCTTTGCCCAGATCTACGCCAGCTGGGCGGCGTCCCAGGCCTACTACCGGGCCAAACCCTACCTGGCCTGGGGCTACGACTCCCTCGAAGACTACATTCTGCGCGGCTGGGAGGCGGGCTACCGCCAGCGCGACCCCCACAACCTGCTGGCCATGATCGACACCTGGCTGCGCTGCGACCTGGGCGATAACCCTGTCTACGGCGGCGACTACACCAAAGCCATGGGCTCAATCACGGCCCAAACCCTGGTCATGCCCGCCACCACCGACCTCTACTTCACCCCGGAAGACTGCGAGGCCGAAGCGGCCCTGATCCCCAACTCGGAGTACCGACCGATTCCGTCGATCTGGGGCCACCGGGCCGGGAACCCCTACCAAAACCCCGAGGATGAGGCGTTTATCAAAGAGGCGATCGCAGACCTATTAAGCCAGTGAGTGGCTCAGGCATTAAGGTTCGAGCTGAATCGTGGGCTCACAATGCACCGGAAAATTGACCGAATTCGCAATGAAGCACTTCTGATGGACCTGTTCGTGGAGTTGGGTGGCTAGCTCGGTATTGCTCTGCGGCACCAGGGTGACAACGGGACGCAGCAGAACCTTGGCAAACCGTCCGCTGCCGTCCTCGGTTTCAATCATGGTGCCGATGGGGTAGTCCACATAGCCCGTAACCACAACCCTGGCCTCGGCGCACAGGTGCAGGTACCAGAGCATGTGGCAGCTCGAAAGCGAGGCCACCAGCAGTTCTTCTGGGTTGTATTTGGTTTTGTCGCCGCGAAAGGACGGGTCAGCCGAGGCCACAATAGGGGGTTTGTCGGCAGCGCTGATGGTGTGGGCGCGATCGTAGGTGCTGTAGCTGTGGGTGCCTTGGCCATTGTTGCCGGTCCAGTGAATCTCAACTCGATAGAGATGGGACTTTGCTTTAGCCATGTCAGTCCTCGCCAGTACAGTGCTTATTGTTCTATGGGTTTACCAGCCGAGTCTACCTAACAGGGCCAATTTATCAGGCTGCTGCGCTTGTTAGACTGCATCCGACACCTTAGTTACTGCGCTAGAATCCGAGCCTGCGGCAAGATGGGAGACTCCTGATGGATGACGACAGCACTCATGTTCCGGTCACGTTCGAGCACTGCGATCATGTTCAGGGGCCTTTCTACCATGGGACTAGGGCAAGCCTAAGTCTAGTTCCCCCCGAGTTTGTGTCGAGTAAAATAGAGGGAAAGCGCTCAGGAGGCCAACCCGATGGCCAAGCAACGACGGAAGCGTGGAACCGCAGGCGATAAACTCCGCCTGGAGCAGTGAGAGCGGCCCCAAAATCTGCCGCTGAATTGGGCTCTTCTTGCTGCCTGAGGGGGCCACCAGTCCCGTGAACACTATCGGCGGCACTGAGAACCCCATCCCAGTATCAATTTCCAGCTCTGTACCCACCCGCAGCAATGACGCCGCCACCGGCAGCAGCGTCACCAGCATCGCCGCTGGCGTCGCCCCAATCCAGTCAGCGATCTGCTCCAAGGGTTCCGCCAGATCAGCGTGAAGATACTCCCCCAGACACAGCTGGTAGTCGCCAATTTTCAGCAGCTGGTGAATCTCAGCCCGGCGATCATCCCGTTCCTCGGTTTGCTCCAGCTCCGCCTGCACCAGAGTGACCAGGTTACCAATATCCCTGGCCGATAGCCCCGTCTCCTGGTGCCATTGCACTACCTGCGCAGCGAGGGCCAGTTCGGTGGGGCTAGTGCCAAGGTAGGTGCGAATCTGGTCTTGCAAGGCCTGCACCGACAATCGCTCGGGGCCTTGGGTAGCGCTGACCATCTGCCGCCGGTCTTGCACCGCCGCTCTGATCTGCTCAGCTGTGGCCCCATCGTGAATCCAATCCACCACATCCAGCCCGCCATGCTTCGGCAGGTTTTGCCAGCGCAGACTGTCAGGGTAGGGGTAGCACCACTGGGCCGAGGGAAAGTCCTGGGCAACTTCTCCCATATGGGCAACTCCAACCTGGTCGCGATCTGGGCACAGCACCAACTGGGCCGCTTGCAAATCCTCAGCGTAATCGCCATAGCTGCGGTACTTCTTCGAGCCCCCCAAAGTAGTGGTCGCGGGAATGCCAATTCCCCACAAGGCATCCGCGCAGCCTTCTCCCTCCACCATCCAGATGGGTTGACCCATAGCGATCGCATTCTGGACATCCCGGTAGCGGTAAATCGGCACCTGGGCTCTAATCTCAGGGGTTAACCCCTTGATCCACTGCTGCCCGTTCCAGTGGTACTGCACAAAAAACTTCGCGCCGTTGCCCCGATCTACCCGCGTCACCTTTACCAGAGGCTGTCCGGTTCGGCTGGGATAGAAATAATCCTGCCGCTGCTGGGGTCGAACGGGCTTCTCAGGGGAGGCGGTGGCTGCAAAGTATTGCCCCCACATGCCATCGGCTGTTGCGCC from Leptolyngbya sp. KIOST-1 encodes:
- a CDS encoding ABC transporter ATP-binding protein, with the translated sequence MAQTVQSATTTAKTGTQPDVELRRVLKQFGADLAVRQLDLTVRQGEFFSILGPSGCGKTTTLRLIAGFETPTAGDVLIQGTNVSTVPAHRRPVNTVFQSYALFDHMSVKDNIAFGLKIRRLGAAQVRDRVAEALRLVRMEAMANRYPAQLSGGQQQRVALARALVNRPAVMLLDEPLGALDQKLRKQMQVELSNLHRQLGITFIMVTHDQEEALSLSDRIAVMNNGQIEQIGTPSEIYDRPRTPFVADFIGDTNLLPGRVDQAHPAQVQVTTESGLRVLAQAVQSPGPTAQDVVVSVRPEKISLSLSAPGSGGNCYQGQVSHLMYLGTHLHCVVRLSSGEALTVRQPNRPTGAIAVDTPVYVHWAADDCLVLDAA
- a CDS encoding extracellular solute-binding protein, with product MSVKRPLTSPYPRRPAVSRRRFLQGSAAVMAGLAATNCRQNLAGPPTGGGGGDGTLRIYTWANYTDDNLAAAFTELTGIPVVVDIFDSNEIMLTRLQAGGGDAYSIIYPSDYMVSEMIDLGLLTELDQSRLSGLENLKPQWQNPAYDPNNAHSVPFCWGTTGLLYNSEVTPGTPDDWTFLWDNQDALSRRITMLDDMRETLGATLKSLGYSYNSNNPQEIEAAYNRLLELRPHIAAFKTTGFENELLGGDLSVSMAYSSDAIALTLEDDRMEYVIPASGASLWTDTLAIPATAPNVDAAYQWINFMLDPEVASAAVERLFFATANQAAFDRLPADIQANEDLYPPDSVLDRSEGIVAVDTASTDLFDQFWTEVTSA
- a CDS encoding ABC transporter permease, which codes for MAPSPTSAPSTPWTVRFAPRRWLGPLVLLGPAGVWLLLLLLLPTLLILEVSLVPGLRLGQPSGGYGLGNYLQILQPVYLRVIGRSLAFAVGATVLCLLMGFPVAYWLALMSPRRWRNLLLVAFILPLWTSSLLRAYAWTAILRPSGVLNTLFTGVGLPAQNWLNTPTAVFIGLTYGFLPYMVLILYASLEKLDVRLLEAAADLGATPSQSFWKVTVPQTLPGIAAGCLLVFISTLGDFVVPTLLGGASSMNISRLIYNQFLGPTRAWGFGSALSMVLILAVSLAIALLLRYGDRSTVSET
- a CDS encoding ABC transporter permease; protein product: MPRLTWPSLFTALMYAFMYFPILVLGVYSFNDSRYSASWEGFSLRWYRALFSDRRLLSALQDSLTIAIVAVAISAVLGTLMAIGLARYRFRGKGIYRGVSYLPLIVPDIAIAVATLVFLASMAIPLSLATIIAAHMVFCLAYIAVVVSSRLQRLDPNLEEAALDLGATPTQALIKVLIPQLAPGILAGCLLAFVLSMDDLLISSFTAGGGANPLPIEIFSRVRTGVKPDINALSVVLILGSALLAGLAEYIRYWGDRLSRQEQ
- a CDS encoding GntR family transcriptional regulator, which gives rise to MSTPLHISISEKLRHQIESGEYLSGDRLPSEHQLMETFGVSRITARQAVANLVSQGLAIAYRGKGVFVTPQKKVTYSLSSPLVFLEQDMARQDISFSFENLLLEPVAAPRDAALALGLAKAAPVYFQKKLFRMDGAAGAVDVTYLIAELGERFAPLLAQQMTFPTLAQHGIPIERLDAVIECTHADYDLSGYLEVPLGHALMVYRYTAYSCEQQPVLHGSTISRADRFCYSLSTRAQAS
- a CDS encoding fatty acid desaturase, giving the protein MLTNTTPAVPHTPTPSQPRQVLSAAALATLNQRSNRAGALRFLGHLGVIVLGGFLWGNAPLGLALPGLVACGAGLALMFCAMHESCHRTAFANPRLNDAAAWLAGLLSFYNSTFYRRYHKWHHRYTQIPGKDPELDDPKPTGLADYLWQLSGIPWWSGKLRCHGRVALGNLDGCYYIAESGQAEVIRSVRLQLLTYVGVMAVSALLGHPWFLFTHWLLPLAVGQPLLRFVLLAEHTGCPNDENPLINTRTTLTLWPLRWLMWNMPYHAEHHLYPSIPFQALPAAHEQLKSYFERVEVGYLRVNRGIVAKFSQG
- a CDS encoding alpha/beta fold hydrolase, with translation MGTAEQFTLRDFPLQCGAVLPEARVVYQVYGDLKPDGTNAILYPTSYGAQHTDVDWLVRLDGILDPSRWCVVMVNMFGNGLSTSPSNTPAVGRPGVYFTHYDNVRAQHALITQALGIERLALVYGWSMGAQQGYHWAALYPDRVQRLAALCGTAKTTDHNKIFLYSLRAALTSDPAWNGDRFEGTPDRGFHTFAQIYASWAASQAYYRAKPYLAWGYDSLEDYILRGWEAGYRQRDPHNLLAMIDTWLRCDLGDNPVYGGDYTKAMGSITAQTLVMPATTDLYFTPEDCEAEAALIPNSEYRPIPSIWGHRAGNPYQNPEDEAFIKEAIADLLSQ
- a CDS encoding OsmC family protein, with product MAKAKSHLYRVEIHWTGNNGQGTHSYSTYDRAHTISAADKPPIVASADPSFRGDKTKYNPEELLVASLSSCHMLWYLHLCAEARVVVTGYVDYPIGTMIETEDGSGRFAKVLLRPVVTLVPQSNTELATQLHEQVHQKCFIANSVNFPVHCEPTIQLEP